A region of Nerophis ophidion isolate RoL-2023_Sa linkage group LG28, RoL_Noph_v1.0, whole genome shotgun sequence DNA encodes the following proteins:
- the LOC133545578 gene encoding zinc finger protein 33B-like isoform X3, which translates to MCERTIAKYEEELCPTKEEKERQHQLPDAVFKKHQIVLHRTDVQQPLHIKEEEEEVWITQEEECLLGQEEADLSKFPLTVVSVKTEEHEDKLPESSQLHHSPNVCEEQLPEKQECSFGMVKEDPSKRKTRRHEPSGVSFSSLTQTLPCKKEEKNSLTPHIKEEEEKHSISQEGDHLEGLVEFPVTGVPVKNEDDEVKGEGEERGGAEPPSSSSTQHMTTEADGDHCGGSQADKLLAPLSDSEDTTSHSPDTDDEDSKDDKTCHTDNTHFKCSLCDKTFKLPCYLKRHMRIHTGEKPFICSICGKSFTHSQHLIRHMRTHTGEKPFSCLTCGKGFTHSHDLKVHIRTHTGEKPFSCSICSKGFTQSQTLKRHMRTHTGEKLHSCSICNRSFCQRSTLRTHMRRHKC; encoded by the exons atgtgcgaaagaacgattgcaaagtatgaggaggaactttgtccaacaaaagaggagaaggagcgacaacatcaactaccggacgctgttttcaagaaacatcaaattgtgttacacagaacag acgtccagcagccactccacattaaagaggaagaggaggaagtgtggatcactcaggaggaagagtgtcttctagggcaggaggaggctgatctcagcaagtttccactgactgttgtctctgtgaagactgaagagcatgaagacaaactacctgagtcctcacagcttcatcatagtccaa atgtctgtgaagaacaactgcctgaaaaacaggagtgtagctttgggatggtgaaggaggatccatCAAAGAGGAAGACCAGGCGCCACGAACCTTCTggcgtctccttttcctctttgacacagaccctaccctgtaaaaaggaagagaaaaactcactgaccccccacattaaagaggaagaggagaaacacagcatcagtcaagagggagatcatcttgaaggactggtggagttcccagtgactggtgtccctgtgaagaatgaagatgatgaggtcaaaggtgaaggtgaggagaggggaggggcggagcctccaagcagcagctcaacacaacacatgacaacagaagctgatggagaccactgtggaggatcacaagcagacaagctcttagctccactatcagatagtgaggacacaacgtcacactctcctgacactgatgatgaagactctaaagatgataagacatgtcacactgacaacactcacttcaaatgttctctctgtgacaaaacctttaaattaCCTTgttatctgaaaagacacatgagaatacacactggagaaaaaccttttatatgttcaatctgtggtaaaagttttacacacAGTCAACATTTgataagacacatgagaacacacactggagaaaaacctttttcctgtttaacctgtggtaaaggttttacacacagtcatgatttgaaagtacacattagaacacacactggtgaaaaacctttttcctgttcaatctgtagtaaaggttttacacaaagtcagactttgaaaagacacatgagaacacacactggtgaaaaattacattcctgttcaatctgcaacagaagcttttgtcaaCGATCAACCCTTAGAACACACATGCGAAGACacaagtgttga